A region of Subtercola boreus DNA encodes the following proteins:
- a CDS encoding FAD-dependent oxidoreductase yields the protein MNTLTADVAVIGGGLGGVAAALALLRRGRSVVLSDEFPWLGGQLTSQAVPPDEHKWVEQFGVTASYRTLRESIRQYYRDFYPLTDAARRDPRLNPGGGLVSKLCHEPRVAAAVIEQLLAPFRSSGLLRVLQPYVPVSAEHAEGRVSSVLLRDIRNSDEVRVSAAYVLDATETGELLPLTGTAYVTGAESAAEYGEPSAPATADPNNVQAVTWCFAFDWAPGDNTIERPADYEYWKNYEPSFWGDRLLSFIAPNPRTLRPERRTMVVNPPLVDGLDSDQSLSGGDSDLWMFRRIIARSNFTPGTYDSDIVLANWPMLDYLDASILDAPDAATHLEATRQLSLAYFHWLQTEAPRPDGGFGWPGLRLRGDVLGTADGLAQAPYIRESRRIRALTTIVEQDISVASRGSDAPATFGKSVGVGMYRIDLHPSTGGDNYIDVECCPFEIPLGALIPRETVNLLAASKNIGTTHITNGAYRLHPVEWNVGESAGELAAFCLATGKTPCAVWEDDSLTEEFQTRLEASGIEIHWPEILGY from the coding sequence GTGAACACCCTCACCGCCGACGTCGCCGTGATCGGCGGCGGCCTCGGCGGCGTCGCGGCCGCGCTCGCGCTGCTCCGCAGGGGCCGTTCCGTCGTGCTCAGCGACGAGTTCCCCTGGCTCGGTGGGCAGCTGACCTCGCAGGCGGTGCCACCGGATGAGCACAAGTGGGTGGAGCAGTTCGGCGTGACGGCTTCCTACCGCACACTGAGGGAGAGCATCCGGCAGTACTACCGGGACTTCTATCCGCTCACCGATGCTGCGCGCCGCGATCCGCGGCTGAACCCCGGCGGGGGCCTGGTCAGCAAGCTCTGCCACGAACCGCGTGTGGCGGCAGCTGTGATCGAGCAACTGCTCGCCCCCTTCCGTTCGAGCGGGTTGCTGCGAGTTCTGCAGCCGTACGTGCCGGTCTCGGCCGAGCACGCAGAGGGCCGGGTCTCGAGTGTGCTGCTCCGCGACATCCGGAACAGCGACGAGGTGAGGGTGAGTGCGGCATACGTGCTCGACGCCACGGAGACCGGCGAACTGCTGCCCCTCACCGGCACGGCCTACGTCACGGGCGCGGAATCGGCCGCCGAGTACGGTGAGCCGAGTGCTCCCGCGACGGCAGATCCGAACAATGTGCAGGCGGTCACCTGGTGTTTCGCCTTCGACTGGGCGCCCGGCGACAACACGATCGAACGGCCGGCCGACTACGAGTACTGGAAGAACTACGAACCGTCGTTCTGGGGGGACCGGCTGTTGTCGTTCATCGCCCCGAACCCGCGCACCCTCCGACCGGAACGCCGCACGATGGTGGTGAATCCCCCGCTCGTCGACGGCCTCGACTCCGACCAGAGCCTGTCGGGCGGTGACAGCGACCTGTGGATGTTCCGCCGCATCATCGCCCGGTCGAACTTCACGCCCGGGACGTACGACAGTGACATCGTGCTGGCGAACTGGCCGATGCTCGACTACCTCGACGCCTCGATTCTCGACGCTCCGGATGCGGCCACCCACCTCGAGGCGACGAGGCAGCTCTCGCTGGCGTACTTCCACTGGTTGCAGACCGAGGCGCCACGGCCCGATGGGGGCTTCGGATGGCCGGGGCTCCGCCTCCGCGGCGATGTGCTCGGCACGGCGGACGGGCTCGCGCAGGCACCGTACATCCGCGAGTCCCGGCGCATCCGGGCCCTCACGACCATCGTCGAGCAGGACATCTCGGTGGCGAGCCGCGGAAGCGACGCCCCCGCCACCTTCGGGAAGTCGGTCGGCGTGGGCATGTACCGTATCGACCTGCACCCCTCGACCGGTGGCGACAACTACATCGACGTGGAGTGCTGCCCGTTCGAGATCCCGTTGGGGGCCCTCATTCCCCGGGAGACGGTGAACCTGCTTGCTGCATCGAAGAACATCGGTACGACGCACATCACGAACGGTGCGTACCGCCTGCATCCTGTCGAATGGAATGTGGGCGAGTCTGCCGGCGAACTGGCGGCGTTCTGCCTGGCAACGGGGAAGACCCCGTGTGCCGTGTGGGAGGACGACAGCCTGACCGAGGAATTCCAGACGCGTCTCGAGGCGTCCGGCATCGAAATCCACTGGCCCGAGATTCTGGGCTACTAG
- a CDS encoding SGNH/GDSL hydrolase family protein: MGSFDRPFSRRSFIVGSGAAALTVGLAAMGPAQAALAAPAVLPQFTYGPNDKLASFYAQRNLAGSQKCTILMLGDSITEGQGATALQKGYPAQVRDILRQSYSSGAVGGLDYIAARHQTTVAQNKQMPPEAGFDFSGTPVNGTQYGVGRRCVPLTAAAGVGSLPAAVFTSFKLAWRSQSVGSQIKVRVDGAAWITVTADNVGDRTYTSASYAPTSHLIEVTYGVGTAFVEGVWLFNGDENKGIHVVEGAQSGSATWQFSIASSGVSTWIDSIDRFSPSLVTMAWGTNDISSKTPAQIYTDTKNVINLLRTHTAAPILLTPPFQRATDGTNCTWAQLRTTLQSVAAADPTVDYFDFGAYIPKLAGPGGSDPDHWLYDTIHPNDAGYHEMGRVLSAKLSAVPA; encoded by the coding sequence ATGGGATCGTTCGACAGACCATTCTCGAGAAGATCGTTCATCGTCGGCAGCGGCGCGGCCGCGTTGACGGTGGGCCTCGCCGCGATGGGTCCGGCGCAGGCCGCGCTCGCCGCTCCGGCGGTGCTCCCGCAGTTCACCTACGGCCCGAACGACAAGCTCGCCTCGTTCTATGCCCAGCGGAATCTGGCCGGCTCACAGAAGTGCACCATTCTGATGCTCGGTGACTCGATCACCGAAGGGCAGGGCGCGACGGCCCTGCAGAAGGGGTACCCGGCGCAGGTGCGCGACATCCTGCGGCAGAGCTACTCGTCGGGCGCGGTCGGCGGCCTCGACTACATTGCGGCACGGCACCAGACGACGGTGGCCCAGAACAAGCAGATGCCGCCCGAAGCCGGATTCGATTTCAGTGGCACGCCGGTGAACGGTACACAGTACGGTGTGGGCCGTCGGTGTGTGCCGCTCACGGCCGCTGCTGGCGTCGGTTCCCTTCCAGCTGCCGTGTTCACCTCTTTCAAGCTCGCGTGGCGCTCGCAATCGGTCGGTTCGCAGATCAAGGTGCGCGTCGACGGGGCTGCCTGGATCACGGTGACCGCCGACAACGTCGGTGACCGCACGTACACCTCGGCCTCGTACGCTCCGACCTCCCACCTCATCGAAGTGACCTACGGCGTGGGCACGGCATTCGTCGAGGGCGTCTGGCTGTTCAACGGCGACGAGAACAAGGGGATCCACGTGGTGGAGGGCGCGCAGTCCGGTTCTGCCACCTGGCAGTTCTCGATTGCTTCGTCGGGCGTGAGCACCTGGATCGATTCGATCGACCGGTTCTCGCCCTCGCTGGTGACGATGGCCTGGGGAACGAACGACATCTCCTCGAAGACGCCCGCCCAGATCTACACGGACACGAAGAATGTGATCAACCTGCTCCGCACCCACACCGCGGCGCCGATCCTGCTGACGCCTCCCTTCCAGCGCGCGACCGACGGGACGAACTGCACCTGGGCGCAGCTCCGCACCACCCTGCAGTCGGTTGCGGCGGCGGATCCGACCGTCGACTACTTCGACTTCGGCGCGTACATCCCCAAGCTGGCGGGCCCGGGCGGATCCGATCCCGATCACTGGCTCTATGACACCATCCACCCGAACGATGCCGGGTACCACGAGATGGGGCGCGTGCTCTCCGCCAAGCTGAGCGCGGTACCCGCGTGA
- a CDS encoding helix-turn-helix domain-containing protein — MAEPHSEAARLVGERMRDTRQRLGLSQEDVAELAEMHVTNVGKIERGQTNPSLSTIVALAGAMNADPGQWVTGLTPDMIPGRTHKFTAADLIREQKRRQG, encoded by the coding sequence ATGGCCGAACCCCACTCCGAAGCTGCGCGCCTGGTCGGCGAACGCATGAGGGACACGCGGCAGCGCCTCGGGCTGAGCCAGGAGGATGTCGCGGAGCTTGCGGAAATGCATGTGACGAACGTGGGCAAGATCGAGCGGGGCCAGACGAACCCGAGCCTGTCGACGATCGTGGCGCTCGCAGGGGCGATGAACGCGGACCCCGGCCAGTGGGTGACGGGGCTCACGCCGGACATGATCCCGGGTCGCACACACAAGTTCACGGCTGCCGACCTGATTCGCGAGCAGAAGCGCCGCCAGGGCTGA
- a CDS encoding FHA domain-containing protein FhaB/FipA yields the protein MSELTLLILRFGFLALLWVFVFVIVYAMRSDLFGQRVRKMRDPSGTASAGSAPGFSPPPANAGIGAAPAQASAAPVAPSVPQGIVVGAAASAAGLPGTSHPPTPPPQSKVPVFTPLEGSSAGVHPRATTSNAHKLVITSGTKAGTEIELGVDPLTIGRSTDSSVVIRDDYTSTHHARLLNWNNEWVIQDLDSTNGTYLDGKRVTQPTPVALNTPVRIGSTSFELRR from the coding sequence ATGAGCGAGCTCACCCTCCTGATCCTTCGTTTCGGTTTTCTCGCGTTGCTCTGGGTCTTCGTCTTCGTGATCGTGTACGCGATGCGTTCCGATCTGTTCGGACAGCGCGTGCGCAAGATGCGCGACCCGTCGGGCACAGCGTCCGCCGGCAGCGCGCCGGGCTTCTCGCCGCCCCCGGCCAACGCCGGCATCGGCGCGGCACCGGCCCAGGCGTCCGCCGCGCCCGTCGCACCGTCTGTACCGCAGGGCATCGTCGTCGGTGCCGCCGCATCGGCCGCCGGCCTGCCGGGCACATCGCACCCGCCGACACCGCCGCCGCAGTCGAAGGTCCCCGTGTTCACCCCTCTCGAAGGATCGAGCGCGGGAGTGCATCCGCGGGCCACCACAAGCAACGCCCACAAGCTCGTCATCACATCCGGCACCAAGGCCGGAACCGAGATCGAACTCGGGGTCGACCCGCTCACGATCGGCCGTTCGACGGACTCGAGCGTGGTCATCCGCGACGACTACACCTCGACCCACCACGCACGCCTCCTCAACTGGAACAACGAGTGGGTCATCCAGGATCTCGACTCCACCAACGGCACCTACCTCGACGGCAAGCGCGTCACCCAGCCCACGCCCGTCGCCCTCAACACTCCGGTCAGAATTGGGTCCACCAGTTTTGAACTGCGGCGCTAG
- a CDS encoding PP2C family protein-serine/threonine phosphatase, protein MALVTESAAVSHVGRVRANNQDSGYAGQSLFAVADGMGGHAGGDVASALALNKLLEIDGEYSSAVDAEFALQEAIVSANAILAEAVYEHPELTGMGTTLSALVRVGHSVALAHIGDSRIYRFRDGKLSQITTDHTFVQRLVDNGRITAEEAKVHPRRSVLMRVLGDVDSTPDVDLQVMDTRPGDRWLLCSDGLTGVVDNDDIAKALTDNPAPQAVADLLVKQSLDHGAPDNVTIVVVDISESFTGSTYIPQTVGAASRPVAYGGAQNRKSTRMPGLRLHPRGSGSQEPSHFEAQGDDYLDELIDEDRRRSRNRRITWLVGSIVVVLAIAAGLLLGYQWTQSRYFVGQTNGHVAIYQGVQQTIGPITLSHVFEDTGISVDTLPAYMQSQVQNTISADTIDAARATVQSISDTVPSG, encoded by the coding sequence ATGGCATTGGTGACGGAGAGCGCTGCGGTCTCGCATGTGGGCCGGGTACGGGCGAACAACCAGGACAGCGGGTACGCCGGCCAGTCCCTGTTCGCCGTGGCCGACGGCATGGGTGGGCACGCCGGCGGTGACGTCGCCAGCGCTCTCGCGCTGAACAAGCTCCTCGAGATCGACGGCGAGTACAGTTCCGCCGTCGACGCGGAGTTCGCGCTGCAGGAGGCCATCGTCAGCGCGAACGCCATCCTCGCCGAAGCCGTGTACGAGCATCCGGAGCTCACCGGAATGGGAACGACCCTCTCAGCGCTGGTGCGGGTCGGCCACAGTGTTGCCCTTGCCCACATCGGCGACTCCCGCATCTACCGGTTCCGCGACGGCAAGCTCAGCCAGATCACCACCGACCACACCTTCGTGCAGCGCCTCGTCGACAACGGCCGCATCACCGCCGAAGAAGCCAAGGTGCACCCGCGGCGCTCCGTTCTCATGCGGGTTCTCGGCGACGTCGACTCGACGCCCGACGTCGACCTGCAGGTGATGGACACCCGGCCCGGCGACCGCTGGCTGCTCTGCTCCGACGGTCTCACCGGCGTGGTCGACAACGACGACATCGCGAAAGCCCTCACCGACAACCCTGCACCGCAGGCTGTCGCCGACCTGCTCGTGAAGCAGAGCCTCGACCATGGGGCACCCGACAACGTCACGATCGTGGTCGTCGACATCAGCGAGTCCTTCACGGGCAGCACCTACATCCCGCAGACGGTCGGTGCGGCATCCCGGCCTGTCGCCTACGGTGGCGCGCAGAACCGCAAGTCGACGCGGATGCCCGGGCTCCGCCTGCACCCCAGGGGAAGCGGCTCGCAGGAGCCGTCGCACTTCGAGGCGCAGGGCGATGACTACCTCGACGAGTTGATCGATGAAGACCGCCGCCGGAGCCGCAACCGCAGGATCACCTGGCTCGTCGGCAGCATCGTCGTGGTGCTCGCCATCGCCGCCGGTCTCCTGCTCGGCTACCAGTGGACGCAGTCGCGCTACTTCGTCGGCCAGACGAACGGCCATGTCGCGATCTACCAGGGCGTTCAGCAGACCATCGGGCCGATCACCCTGTCGCACGTGTTCGAAGACACCGGCATCAGCGTCGACACACTTCCGGCGTACATGCAGAGCCAGGTGCAGAACACGATCAGCGCGGACACGATCGATGCGGCGCGGGCCACCGTGCAGAGCATCAGTGACACGGTGCCGAGTGGCTAG
- a CDS encoding FtsW/RodA/SpoVE family cell cycle protein, giving the protein MASTTEGATRAKPVRRIHVPEKLRNLELFLLLFACLVNAGAVVLVQLGAEGAVDYGQVALLGAGLSVLVIGAHIALRFVAPNADPFILPIATLLNGIGIAEIYRIDLQIPGSTGWDSTAVRQVVWSAIAIIAALVVIVALRNHRVLQRYTYVFMALSGVLLVLPLLPGIGKEIYGARVWIGIGPLSFQPGEVAKIALAIFFAGYLVSRRDSLSAVGRKFLGMRFPRGRDLGPILVIWAASMSVIIFQRDLGTALLYFGLFVVMIYVATARLSWVIIGVGLFLGGALIASRVLVYVNDRFSNWLDPFSTTNYDAQGGSYQLVQGLFGLANGGLIGTGLGQGQPDITPLAQSDYIVASLGEELGMAGLFAILALYLLFIARGLRISFAGNDDFGRLLGIGLTFVIALQCFIVIGGVTRVIPLTGLTTPFLAAGGSSLVANWIIVALLLRLSDTVRNQPRLVV; this is encoded by the coding sequence GTGGCATCCACCACAGAGGGAGCGACCCGGGCGAAGCCGGTGCGCCGCATCCACGTGCCCGAGAAGCTCCGCAATCTCGAGCTCTTCCTGCTGCTCTTCGCCTGCCTCGTGAACGCCGGCGCGGTGGTGCTCGTGCAGCTCGGAGCAGAGGGGGCCGTGGACTACGGGCAGGTCGCCCTGCTCGGGGCCGGCCTCTCCGTGCTGGTCATCGGCGCCCACATCGCGCTTCGGTTCGTCGCGCCGAACGCGGATCCGTTCATCCTGCCGATCGCCACCCTCCTGAACGGGATCGGCATCGCCGAGATCTACCGCATCGACCTCCAGATCCCCGGGTCGACGGGCTGGGACAGCACCGCCGTGCGCCAGGTCGTCTGGAGCGCCATCGCGATCATCGCCGCGCTAGTCGTGATCGTCGCGCTCCGCAACCACCGCGTGCTGCAGCGGTACACCTATGTGTTCATGGCCCTCTCGGGCGTGCTGCTGGTACTCCCTCTCCTGCCCGGAATCGGCAAGGAGATCTACGGTGCACGGGTCTGGATCGGCATCGGACCGCTCTCGTTCCAGCCCGGCGAGGTCGCGAAGATCGCCCTCGCGATCTTCTTCGCCGGCTACCTCGTCTCCCGGCGTGACAGCCTCTCGGCCGTCGGGCGCAAGTTCCTCGGCATGCGGTTCCCGCGCGGGCGCGACCTCGGGCCGATCCTCGTCATCTGGGCCGCCTCGATGTCGGTGATCATCTTCCAGCGCGACCTCGGCACGGCACTGCTCTACTTCGGGCTCTTCGTCGTGATGATCTACGTGGCGACGGCACGCCTCAGCTGGGTGATCATCGGTGTCGGCCTGTTCCTCGGTGGCGCCCTGATCGCCAGCCGGGTGCTGGTGTACGTGAACGACCGCTTCTCCAACTGGCTGGATCCGTTCTCGACCACCAACTACGACGCCCAGGGCGGCAGCTACCAACTCGTGCAGGGTCTCTTCGGGCTCGCCAACGGCGGACTCATCGGTACGGGCCTCGGGCAGGGGCAGCCCGACATCACCCCTCTCGCCCAGAGCGACTACATCGTGGCGAGCCTCGGCGAGGAGCTCGGCATGGCCGGTCTGTTCGCGATCCTCGCGCTCTACCTGCTGTTCATCGCCCGCGGGCTCCGGATCAGCTTCGCGGGCAATGACGATTTCGGCCGGCTGCTCGGCATCGGCCTCACGTTCGTGATCGCGCTGCAGTGCTTCATCGTGATCGGCGGCGTCACCCGCGTCATCCCGCTCACCGGGCTCACCACACCGTTCCTCGCCGCGGGCGGCTCGTCGCTCGTCGCGAACTGGATCATCGTCGCGCTGCTGCTCCGGCTCTCGGACACCGTGCGCAACCAGCCCAGGCTGGTGGTGTAG
- a CDS encoding peptidoglycan D,D-transpeptidase FtsI family protein: MNRELKRVTIVILAMFAALFLSVTTIQFFSADTLAGDSRNARTINNSYSNQRGAILVDGQPIAQSVPSADQYKYQRTYTNGALYSAITGYYTLDQGSSGIEDALDEELSGTSGSQFLSQLNNIVTGQNPQGASVELTIDPKVQQAAYDALGDQQGAVVAVEPKTGRILAMVSKPDYDPNVLAVHDSAAVIQQYQALLDDSGNPLINRTLGGDLDPPGSTFKIVTSSAALQNAGLTADHQLPNPARYQLPGSTNTVQNAGGGTCGAGDTVSIKTAFVLSCNIPMAELGVEMGEKGLTDMAKAYGYNTGFDSPIPVEASQFPAIADDAGLALSSFGQASVRASPMQIVEQSMAVANGGTIMQPNLVDDIRAPDLTVLKQFEPKTLAQPITSVTASTLSSWMVEAVNSGAATNARIDGVSVAGKTGTAENGTGDPYTLWFTGFAPADNPQVAVAVVVQNGGGLGESGSGNEVAAPIAKKVLEAVLNK; encoded by the coding sequence ATGAACCGTGAGCTCAAACGCGTCACCATCGTCATCCTGGCGATGTTCGCCGCCCTCTTCCTGTCGGTGACCACCATCCAGTTCTTCTCGGCGGACACCCTGGCCGGCGACTCGCGGAACGCCCGCACCATCAACAACAGCTACTCGAACCAGCGCGGCGCGATCCTGGTCGACGGGCAGCCCATCGCCCAGAGCGTGCCCTCTGCAGACCAGTACAAGTACCAGCGCACCTACACGAACGGTGCCCTCTACAGTGCGATCACGGGCTACTACACCCTCGACCAGGGTTCCAGTGGAATAGAGGACGCCCTCGACGAAGAACTCAGCGGCACCTCCGGATCGCAGTTCCTCAGCCAGCTGAACAACATCGTGACCGGCCAGAATCCGCAGGGCGCGTCGGTCGAGCTGACGATCGACCCGAAGGTGCAGCAGGCCGCCTACGACGCTCTCGGCGACCAGCAGGGCGCCGTGGTCGCCGTGGAACCGAAGACCGGGCGCATCCTCGCCATGGTCTCGAAGCCCGACTACGACCCCAACGTGCTCGCGGTGCACGACTCCGCGGCGGTCATCCAGCAGTACCAGGCCCTCCTCGACGACTCCGGCAATCCGCTCATCAACCGCACGCTCGGGGGCGACCTGGACCCGCCCGGTTCGACGTTCAAGATCGTCACCTCTTCAGCGGCACTGCAGAACGCCGGTCTCACCGCAGACCACCAGCTGCCGAACCCGGCGCGGTACCAGCTGCCCGGCAGCACCAACACCGTGCAGAACGCCGGTGGCGGCACCTGCGGCGCCGGAGACACGGTGAGCATCAAGACGGCGTTCGTGCTCTCCTGCAACATCCCGATGGCCGAACTCGGCGTCGAGATGGGCGAGAAGGGCCTCACCGACATGGCCAAGGCCTACGGCTACAACACCGGCTTCGACTCACCGATCCCGGTCGAGGCGAGCCAGTTCCCGGCGATCGCCGACGACGCCGGCCTCGCGCTCTCGTCGTTCGGCCAGGCCAGCGTGCGGGCCTCTCCGATGCAGATCGTCGAGCAGTCGATGGCCGTCGCAAACGGCGGAACCATCATGCAGCCGAACCTGGTGGACGACATCCGGGCCCCCGACCTGACGGTGCTGAAGCAGTTCGAGCCGAAGACGCTCGCCCAGCCCATCACGTCGGTAACAGCTTCGACACTTTCCTCATGGATGGTCGAGGCTGTCAATTCCGGCGCAGCGACTAATGCAAGAATAGATGGAGTCAGTGTGGCCGGTAAGACGGGAACAGCGGAAAACGGGACGGGCGATCCGTACACCCTCTGGTTCACAGGTTTCGCTCCTGCAGACAACCCACAGGTTGCAGTTGCAGTAGTGGTACAAAATGGCGGCGGACTAGGCGAATCCGGCTCTGGCAACGAAGTTGCTGCTCCGATCGCCAAAAAAGTACTTGAGGCGGTGCTGAACAAATGA
- a CDS encoding serine/threonine-protein kinase: MRPTAGLTFGGRYELSTRIAIGGMGEVWQATDLVIGRNVAIKILKDEYLGDPGFLERFRAEARHAALVNHEGIANVFDYGEEEGSAYLVMELVPGEALSVILEREHVLSTDRVLDIIAQTASALQAAHNAGLVHRDIKPGNLLITPDGRVKITDFGIARIADQVPLTATGQVMGTVQYLSPEQASGQSASSTTDIYSLGIVAYESLAGKRPFTGESQVAIAMAQINDAPPPLPATIAEPVRNLVLSCIAKKPADRPASCAALARAATALRQGDVALAAAAVPAVIGSGSVPADTATMLMPTAGNAAADPTQATTVLGTAGAAGAGAAFGSLVGGPTNGSGVPGGPGTASLATAAGDEEPAKKSRSPWTWPLIVLIIILVLVLGGTIYALTTSNNSGNQVPSTGTTTPSTSATPSSPPPTTPTPTATSNTVVVNDADLKGKTFDAAAAVLSAQGLGAERITKNAAPSPDLVDVVYTVSPVGNIAKGTTIGLTVYGETVAPATPTSTPTATPSSVAAGAQFQVKWGAYTCPTGANLTSYNLNAGDATVDIAPGTNPAATLTAPDTAGTISISYTVTCTSSTAPSAASPAVSVTVKASPSTPTPTPTPTDG; this comes from the coding sequence ATGAGACCCACAGCAGGGCTCACCTTCGGGGGAAGGTACGAGCTGTCCACGCGTATTGCGATCGGTGGTATGGGCGAGGTCTGGCAGGCGACCGACCTCGTCATCGGCCGGAACGTCGCCATCAAGATCCTGAAAGACGAGTACCTCGGCGACCCGGGTTTCCTCGAGCGTTTCCGCGCTGAGGCGCGCCACGCGGCCCTCGTGAACCACGAGGGCATCGCGAACGTCTTCGACTACGGCGAAGAGGAGGGCAGCGCCTACCTCGTCATGGAGCTCGTTCCGGGCGAAGCGCTGTCGGTCATCCTCGAGCGGGAGCACGTGCTCTCGACCGACCGGGTGCTCGACATCATCGCGCAGACGGCCTCGGCCCTCCAGGCAGCCCACAACGCAGGCCTCGTGCACCGTGACATCAAACCCGGCAACCTCCTCATCACACCCGACGGCCGGGTGAAGATCACCGACTTCGGAATCGCCCGGATCGCCGACCAGGTTCCGCTCACCGCGACCGGCCAGGTCATGGGAACCGTGCAGTACCTCTCGCCCGAACAGGCGAGCGGCCAGTCGGCCTCGTCGACCACCGACATCTACTCGCTCGGCATCGTCGCCTACGAGTCCCTCGCCGGAAAACGTCCCTTCACCGGCGAGTCGCAGGTTGCCATCGCCATGGCGCAGATCAACGATGCACCGCCGCCCCTGCCCGCGACGATCGCGGAGCCTGTGCGGAACCTCGTGCTCAGCTGCATCGCGAAGAAGCCCGCCGACCGACCCGCCTCCTGCGCTGCTCTCGCCCGCGCGGCGACAGCCCTCCGGCAGGGAGATGTCGCGCTGGCGGCCGCCGCCGTGCCCGCTGTGATCGGCAGCGGCTCCGTCCCGGCCGACACCGCGACCATGCTCATGCCGACGGCCGGCAACGCCGCGGCTGATCCCACCCAGGCCACGACGGTGCTCGGAACCGCCGGTGCTGCAGGCGCCGGCGCCGCGTTCGGCTCGCTCGTGGGCGGTCCGACCAACGGATCCGGCGTGCCGGGCGGCCCCGGAACGGCATCCCTCGCGACCGCCGCAGGCGACGAGGAGCCGGCAAAGAAGTCCCGGAGCCCGTGGACCTGGCCCCTCATCGTGCTCATCATCATCCTCGTCCTGGTTCTCGGCGGCACCATCTACGCCCTCACCACCAGCAACAACTCCGGCAACCAGGTTCCGTCGACAGGCACGACGACTCCGTCGACCTCGGCGACTCCCAGTTCGCCCCCGCCGACGACGCCGACCCCGACGGCCACCTCGAACACGGTGGTCGTGAACGACGCCGATCTCAAGGGCAAGACCTTCGACGCGGCTGCCGCCGTGCTCTCCGCCCAGGGTCTCGGAGCCGAGCGCATCACCAAGAACGCGGCACCGAGCCCCGACCTCGTCGATGTCGTCTACACCGTGAGCCCCGTCGGCAACATCGCCAAGGGTACGACGATCGGCCTCACCGTCTATGGCGAGACCGTCGCACCCGCCACACCGACCTCGACCCCGACGGCGACCCCGTCGTCTGTCGCCGCCGGCGCGCAGTTCCAGGTCAAGTGGGGGGCGTACACCTGCCCGACCGGTGCGAACCTCACGAGCTACAACCTGAACGCGGGCGATGCGACGGTCGACATCGCACCGGGCACGAACCCGGCTGCGACCCTCACCGCTCCGGACACGGCCGGAACGATCAGCATCTCCTACACGGTCACCTGCACGTCTTCGACCGCACCGTCGGCGGCATCGCCTGCGGTGTCGGTCACCGTGAAGGCCTCCCCGTCGACGCCGACGCCGACTCCGACTCCCACCGACGGATAG